TAAAAAAGGGGATCAACATACAGAGAGGAATAACGTTAATTAATTCACGAAACATAAATTTTCCTATCAACACTCTAGTTTATTTATTGCCTTTATTAGGCTAGAGCAAAAAAACGCTATTCTAGAGGTCGATTTGAACGAGCAGGCTAACCAGTGAATCCTTGCCCCTGACATGGAGGCATGAAAAATTACAAAGTTGAACAAAAAATAATCTATACTCTAGATGAAAACCGTAGTTCAAACTGTTGTTATATGCTAACAATAAGGAGCTTATTATGATTTCTAACTATATTAAAAGTCTTTTAATTGTACTTATCACTACTGGTTTTATGTCTAACAGTTATGCTGTATGGAATTACAATAAAAATAAAACAAAATGCACTGGAACTCATTGCGTGCATACTACCGTACATAAACATTGCCAAGCAGGTAAATGCTGGGATTCAAAACATAAGAGTGTGTATAACAGATAATAAATTTAACACTGCGTGTGAATAAAGCCATTATTAATTTAATAAAACTATTCTCTTCTAAATTTAGAATAGTGCATTAATGGTGGCTACTTCATAAATGATTACAGGTGTAAAGGTGAATGCTTCTTTTACTAGACGTCAATAGTTTCATGACGGATTTGATGTTTTTTCATATAGGCATATAAATGAGACTTGGAGATATCAGGAGCCACTGTATGGATGGATTGAATCGTATATGCAGCTGCAGCTGCGCCTAACTGACAGGCGTGAAGAATAGGCTCATTATGTTGTAAACCTAATAAAATTCCAGCAATAAAAGCATCTCCTGCTCCGCTAGTATCTATTACTCTATCAATTTGAGGTACCTCAATATATTCTTCACATCGTTCATTAACCACAACATATCCTAGTCGCCCAAGAGTGATCACCGCATGCATCACACCGCGACGTCGCAGTTTACGACCCGCGCTCAAACAATCTTCAATAGAATTAATCGCCATATGAGTTAATATACTCGCTTCTAAACGATCTGTTTTGAGTAAAAAAATCTGTTCTAAACTGTAAGGTAATTTTTGCGCCTTTGTTACCGAAACGGCATCAATACATACAAGCAGGTTTCGTGTAACAGCTTGTTTTAATACCATGCCTATTAATTCGGCGGGTAAATTAGTATCCAAAAAAATAAGGCTCTGTGGATGCCAGGAATCCCAAGCAGGGGTAAACTGAACAATAGTAAGCTCATCGTAAATATTCATATCAGCAAGAGCGACAAACAGCTCCCCATCATGATTTAAAATAGCGTAATAATGCGATGTTTTTTTATCAGCTAAGACAACGCAATGCTCTGTATTGACGCCCAAACGACGAATATGCTCCAGCATTTGTCGACCATGAGCATCATCACCGACCACACATTGCAAATGAATATTGGTTGTCCAGTGAATTAAATTTTGCGCAACATTTCGAGCAACGCCCCCATAAGAGCTGGTTGAAGAAACGGGGTTAGACGTACTTAAGGTCAGATTAACTGATGATTTCAGTTTGCAATCTATATTTGCGCCGCCAATACAAAATATATGTTTTATCATAAGATACAGAGAAAAATCCGTTTTAATTAATCTATAGAATGACGCATTGGATTACAATGCTACAACATTTTCTGTTCACTTGATAGCTTATCATTACGAGCGTTGCGAAGTGCTTTTTAAGAAATTTCATCATAAGATTTTTATATGATGCTATTATTAAATTAACGTAAGTCCAATATACAATAAAAGAAATTTAAGAGATTAGCATCATGGATCAGATGAATTGCTTTTTCCGCTGCATATTTTATTGCTATGGGTTTGGATGGCTCATAGGCGGATTAATTTATATTGGCGCATCCATAGCAGTCCCTGTTTTATTTTCCCCCGAGACTCAATACACCCCAGCAATTGCCTCTCAATTCATGTTAGCATTGCATACCGGTTGGCCATATTATGTACTTGTTTTTACGGTTTTTACTATTGCAGATAGCGCAATGATGTTCATCGGCTTAGCATTTCGCAGTATTTGGGGGATGAGTACATTCACCAATATCGCCGTTTTATGTTTTTTTGCCGGAGGATTTGCTGGGGTATGTGTTGATCTCAGCTTACTGAGCGGTTGGATGATCATGGGTATTTTGAACTTATCGCCCAAGATTCTTCATGGTTTTTGGTCTGTATTCCTAACACTACAATATATAGGAGCTATACTGTCAGCCTGGGGCTTTTTTATTGGAAGTATTGGAATTTATGCTATTTACCAAGCCAGCAAATCCATAACAACAATAAGTAATGGTTGGAGAAAGTTGACTCTATTTATCTTTTGGCTTTGCTTATTCATTCTATTGACAATAATTTATTCTTTGATCACTAATAATGGCATTCCCTCTGATATTATTTTTTTACTATTCACTCTCATCGTTGCCCCCACGTGGTCCATTTGGTCTATCAATCAATTAAAAAGAATAGCAACCAATGCCAGCCCATCAAATTAAAACCCGTTAAATAAAACTCAACAAGAATAGTAAAGATATTATATCGTCAAACAAGAGTTATCCTGTAAAATGCATCATACGTAAACAAAGGCCTGAGTAAAACAGGAATTAGAAATACAGAAAGGGAATTTTTATGACACAAAAAATCAATGAGATTTTAACCAAAATTAAGCTAACAAGACCTTTTATATTAAACATTACCGATTATTATGCCTTAGAGCTTATTACCAGTGGAGTGCGTTGTTTAGGCGCCTTTCCGATAATGAGTCATGCAGAGCAAGAAATAGAAGAGCTTCTTAAATTATCTAAATCGGTAGTCATTAACCTGGGCAAATTAGATGAACAATTAATTCCTCTGAGTCATCGCATCTGCCGTACAGCTAATGAGCTCAAGATTCCTATTATTTTAGATCCCGTTGGTACCGGGGCAAGTCGCTATAGAACAGATGCGGCAATGAGCATTGTTGAGAATCACAAAATCGCTATCGTTCGAGGTTATCCCAATGAAATTGCGGGATTATTAACAGGACAATTAGATACTCCCAACCACTTTCCTATTGATACGGATACGGTTATAAAAAATGCCAAATCATTATCAACAAAATACAAGGTTGCAGTCGTTGTCAGTGGTAGACGACATATAGTCATTGATGCACATCAAATCGATCAATTTAATTTTGACTCCGCTCTTCTACAAAAGGTGGCCGGAATAGGCAGCTTACTCTCGTCTATTATAGGAGTGTTCCATGCCATAGAAAAAGATAGATTCCTCGCTGCCCATAGTGCTGTTAATTTTTATGCTAATTGTGTAGGACCAACATCCAGTAAATCAACAGGCCCCGCATCCCTAATCACCGGGCTTATCGATAAAATGTATTTTTATTCCTCTTCTGCCATATCCTACTAACTTAATTATTGGAAAACTCGCTACAAAAGGAAAAACACAAAGAAACTTAGAACAGGGATGTACGCGCCGGCACATGAGGACTCGAGCACCGTAGCGACAAAGCAATTCGCCGATACATTAGAACAGCGCAAGAAGTCTACTTTAAAATAACAGCGAAAGCCCGAAGGTTACGGTATCTTGAGTCGCATTTTCTTTCTCAAGATTTTGGAGCATTTTAAAGGTTCCATAATCTTGTTCATGCTCATATTCCACAAAAAGGCTTATCCCGGGCGCTAA
This Legionella fallonii LLAP-10 DNA region includes the following protein-coding sequences:
- a CDS encoding hydroxyethylthiazole kinase: MTQKINEILTKIKLTRPFILNITDYYALELITSGVRCLGAFPIMSHAEQEIEELLKLSKSVVINLGKLDEQLIPLSHRICRTANELKIPIILDPVGTGASRYRTDAAMSIVENHKIAIVRGYPNEIAGLLTGQLDTPNHFPIDTDTVIKNAKSLSTKYKVAVVVSGRRHIVIDAHQIDQFNFDSALLQKVAGIGSLLSSIIGVFHAIEKDRFLAAHSAVNFYANCVGPTSSKSTGPASLITGLIDKMYFYSSSAISY
- a CDS encoding carbohydrate kinase family protein, producing the protein MIKHIFCIGGANIDCKLKSSVNLTLSTSNPVSSTSSYGGVARNVAQNLIHWTTNIHLQCVVGDDAHGRQMLEHIRRLGVNTEHCVVLADKKTSHYYAILNHDGELFVALADMNIYDELTIVQFTPAWDSWHPQSLIFLDTNLPAELIGMVLKQAVTRNLLVCIDAVSVTKAQKLPYSLEQIFLLKTDRLEASILTHMAINSIEDCLSAGRKLRRRGVMHAVITLGRLGYVVVNERCEEYIEVPQIDRVIDTSGAGDAFIAGILLGLQHNEPILHACQLGAAAAAYTIQSIHTVAPDISKSHLYAYMKKHQIRHETIDV